CAATGCCCCATGCCCCATGCCCAATTCCCACTTACATTAAGGAGTTTTGATTTCATGACAGAGGCATTACTTGCTGCTTTGTTTGTATTTGTGTTGGCATCTTTTATCGGCTTTGAAGTCATCAACAAAATCCCACCGACTTTACACACGCCCTTAATGTCAGGCTCAAACGCGATTTCTGGCATTTCGGTACTGGGAGCAATAGTTGCTGCTGGTGCGAGAGACACGAGTGTGTCAGTAATTCTTGGTTTGATTGCTGTGGTATTGGCAACAGTCAACGTTGTGGGTGGATTTTTAGTGACAGACAGAATGTTGCAAATGTTCAAGAAGAAGGAGATTAAGGCGTGAGCGACTTTTTACCAACTGGCATTCAGCTGACGTACTTAGTCGCTGCATCGTTATTCATTCTGGGCTTGAAAAAGCTGGGATCACCTGCTACAGCGAGGAACGGTAATATTGTAGCGGCTGTGGGGATGCTACTGGCGATCGTGGCAACAATGCTCGATCAACATGTGTTGAACTACGAGATGATATTGTTGGGCTTGGCTATAGGATCGTTCATTGGTGCGATCGTAGCCTACAAAGTCCAAATGACCGAAATGCCCCAAATGGTGGGTTTACTCAACGGTTTGGGCGGTGCGGCTTCGGCATTAGTCGCCGTTGCCGAATTCTGGCGGTTATTAGATAGTTCTCAGGCGATACCCCTAGATGTGAACATTTCCATGCTGTTGGACGTGTTAATCGGTGGTGTTACCTTCACAGGTAGTTTTCTCGCCTTTGCCAAATTGCAAGGTTTAATTAGCGGTTCCCCGATTACATTTCCATTCCAGCAACCATTTAACCTCTTGCTTCTGGGTGCTTATATAGTAGGTAGTGCCTATTTAATCATCACACCAGATAGTTTACCCATATTCTTGGGAGTGGTTGGCGTTTCTTTAGTATTGGGCGTGATGTTCGTCATCCCTATTGGTGGCGGCGATATGCCTGTGGTAATCTCGCTGTTGAACTCGTTGTCAGGTGTGGCGGCGGCGGCGGCTGGGTTCGTGGTGATGAACAATATGTTAATCATCGCTGGGGCTTTGGTGGGAGCATCTGGCTTAATCCTCACCGAGATTATGTGTAAGGCGATGAACCGCTCCTTATTTAGTGTGCTGTTCAGCGCTTTTGGTACAGGTTCTAGTTCTGGTTCTGCTGCTGCTAGTGGTGGTGCAACTGATCAAACTGTCCGCAGCATCGATCCTGAAGAAGGGGCGATGATGTTGGGTTATGCCCGTTCTGTGGTAATTGTACCTGGTTATGGTATGGCAGTAGCCCAAGCGCAACATAGCGTCCGGGAATTGTCAGATCAGTTAGAACGGATGGGTGTTGATGTCAAGTATGCCATTCACCCTGTTGCTGGGAGAATGCCGGGGCACATGAATGTGTTGCTGGCTGAGGCAAATGTGCCTTATACGCAGTTGTACGACATGGATGATATTAATCCCCAGTTTGAGCAAGCGGATGTGGCTTTAGTAATTGGGGCAAATGATGTGGTAAATCCGGCGGCGCGGAGTGATAAAAATAGCCCGATTTATGGTATGCCGATTTTGGAAGTAGATCGGGCGAAGCAGACGATTGTAATTAAGCGCGGGATGAGTACGGGTTTTGCCGGTGTAGATAATGAGTTGTTCTACAAGGAGAAAACTACGATGCTTTTTGGTGGCGCTAAGGATATGGTGTCGAAGTTGGTTTCGGAAGTGAAGCAACTTTAACGAACCGCCAAGGCGCAGAGAGCGCGAAGGAAGAATTTAGAGAGTTGGCTTGCCTTGGGGGTGTGATGCTTCTAAGGCAAGTTTTTTAGTCAAATAAAGTGAGTTTTGCAAATTTCGATTTTGGTGTTTATCTTGCATAAACTATTTATAGAATTTATCATGACAATTTCTTTGGCCTTACTACGGCGTACATTTTTAATCTGCCCCATATTTCTATAGCATAAAAACCAGCATCTGGA
This genomic interval from Nostoc sp. KVJ3 contains the following:
- a CDS encoding NAD(P) transhydrogenase subunit alpha encodes the protein MTEALLAALFVFVLASFIGFEVINKIPPTLHTPLMSGSNAISGISVLGAIVAAGARDTSVSVILGLIAVVLATVNVVGGFLVTDRMLQMFKKKEIKA
- a CDS encoding NAD(P)(+) transhydrogenase (Re/Si-specific) subunit beta → MSDFLPTGIQLTYLVAASLFILGLKKLGSPATARNGNIVAAVGMLLAIVATMLDQHVLNYEMILLGLAIGSFIGAIVAYKVQMTEMPQMVGLLNGLGGAASALVAVAEFWRLLDSSQAIPLDVNISMLLDVLIGGVTFTGSFLAFAKLQGLISGSPITFPFQQPFNLLLLGAYIVGSAYLIITPDSLPIFLGVVGVSLVLGVMFVIPIGGGDMPVVISLLNSLSGVAAAAAGFVVMNNMLIIAGALVGASGLILTEIMCKAMNRSLFSVLFSAFGTGSSSGSAAASGGATDQTVRSIDPEEGAMMLGYARSVVIVPGYGMAVAQAQHSVRELSDQLERMGVDVKYAIHPVAGRMPGHMNVLLAEANVPYTQLYDMDDINPQFEQADVALVIGANDVVNPAARSDKNSPIYGMPILEVDRAKQTIVIKRGMSTGFAGVDNELFYKEKTTMLFGGAKDMVSKLVSEVKQL